TTAAATAATAGTAATGTCCCCATTGAAAATAGTTCGACAAACACAAGTGTCACGATAATAATGATCTTTATATGCGGAATACCTTTACCTTTTTTAACGATATTTTGACTCGCTGCTGCGATAATTAAAACAATCATTAACAACATAAAAATCGTACTCTTACTATCGAACACGAATTGTAAAATATACCCGATAATAATTAGCTGGATTGTCGCTCGTATTGAAGCAATAATAATATCCTTTTCTAGACCGAGCTTTAAAACGACAGCGAGTATAATAGGGATGATTACAAACACTAATGTGAGCGCTAAACTTGTAAACGACATTTAAAATTCCCCCTCTAAAAATTGTTTTAAAGCATCAGTTTTAGGATGAGCGAACTGTTCAATTGGTCCAAACTCAATTAACTCGCCCTTTCTTAAATACCAAAAGTCATCGGACACACGCTTTGCTTGTGAGAGATTATGCGTCACCCAAATAATTGTTAAATCAAACTCTTTTTGATTTTTTACGATTAGTCGTTCGATTTCTCGAGCGACAGTCACATCGACACTCGCCGTGATTTCATCGAGAAGTAAGATATCAGGATTATTTACGAGCGTACGTGCTAGTGCGACACGACTCTTTTCACCACCAGATAATTTACGAACGGGTCGGTCGATGAAGTCTTTTGTTAAATCGACTTTTTCTAGAAATTCAATTGCTTCATCTTTAGAAAATGCCTCGTTAAATAAATCTTTTGGAAATTTTAAGTTGTCATATACAGTGCCTTCAAGCATGGGTGACGACTGAAATGCAAATCCAACATTACGTCGTAACTTAATAATATCCATTGCTTTAATGTTTTCTTCTCCAATATATATGTCGCCATTAGTTGGAGATAAAAGACCGTTAATATGTTTTAATGTCGTTGATTTCCCAGCGCCACTTGGTCCGATTAATGTTGTAATACGATTCTTTTTAAACGTTCCGGAAATGTTTTTTAAAATATGTTTATGAGATACGTCTTTAAACGAAATAGACATCATCATTCTCCTTTAGTTTCTATTTTCAAATAAAAATAGTTTCTGTGGTAAAATAAATCTAGGTGATACTATGATTTATATCGGATTAACTGGATGGGGCTATCACGATTCAATTTATACTGATGTCACAAAAGTGAATCAAAAACTTGAGACATACGCCGGTACATTTCCAGTCGTTGAAGTCGATTCGACATATTATGCAATATTACAACAATCGACGATTGAAAAGTGGTGCCGTGAAACACCAGAAGATTTTAAGTTTATCGTCAAAACACACCAGTTTATGACAGGTCATGGTGACTTTAGAACATCTTATTCAAACATAAATGAATTATATAAAGACTATAAAGAAATGTTACAACCTATGGTGAATCATGGCAAACTTGCTTATATATTAATGCAGTTTCCACCTTGGTATGAATGCAATGAGAAAAACATTAACTACGTTCGACTCGCTAAAAAGATGCTTCACCCGTTAAAAGTTGCGGTTGAATTTCGTCATGCGTCTTGGTTTACTGATGACAAAAAAGAACAAACGCTACAATTTCTCCACGATAATCGTCTCATCCATACGATTGTCGATGCCCCTCAAATTGTTGAGGGGACGGTTCCATTTGTCAGTCGTGTGACTGATGATATCGGGTTTATTCGTCTTCACGGTAGAAATGCACACGGATGGATGCAGATGAACCGAACGAGAGAAGAGTGGCGAAATGTGCGTTACTTATATAATTATAACCGAGAAGAACTTGAAGCACTGAAAAAACATATAGAAATTTTATCGTTTAAAACAAAAGATATTTACGTTATTTTCAACAATAACTCTGGTGGACATGCTGCCGGGAACGCAGAAACCTTAATCGATATGCTCGGTATTAAATATAAAACTCTCGCTCCAAAACAACTCAAACTATTTTAAAGTAAAGGAGGATAATCATGATCTTAACAATAATTATATTAATATGTATCGGATTATTCTCCTCAATTTTAGGTGCACTCGTCGGAATGGGTGGTGGGGTCATCATCGTTCCAGCACTCGTATTTTTCGGTATTAAACTCGGTATGATCGAAGGTATGACACCGCAACTTGCGATCGGAACGTCGAGTATGATTTTAGTCATTACGGGATTCTCTGCGATGGTTCAGTATAACAAAAGTAACCAAGTTGACAGATATAGCGGCTCTATTTTTTTAATCGGTCTCGTACCTGGTGCGTTCGTCGGATCATATGCGAGCGCGTCTTTAACTCTAGATTCATTTAATTTATACTTCGGATCATTTTTAATCATCATTAGTATTATACTGATGGTGCGAGATAAAATACCGCCTTTAAAAGTGTTTCAAAACCCTAAATACTTAAGACCGCATATCGATGCTGATGGGGTTGTTCATCAGTATGGATTCCCGGTATGGATTGCGGTAGCGATCACTTTCTTAGTTGGATTTACCACAGGGTTATTTGGAATCGGTGGGGGCGTACTGATGACGCCGTTAATGATTATCGTCTTTAGAATTCCACCGACGATTGCGATCGGAACGTCGATGATGTTAATATTCTTTTCGAGTTTTTCAAGTGCAATCGGGCACGCATTACAATCTCACGTTCAATATTTCTCGCTTATATTTTTAGCGGTGAGTTCGTATTTTGGAGCGAGAATTGGTGTAAAGTTAGCCAGTCGATTTACGAGTGATGGTTTAGTCAAAATACTTCGCACAGTGCT
Above is a genomic segment from Nosocomiicoccus massiliensis containing:
- a CDS encoding DUF72 domain-containing protein — its product is MIYIGLTGWGYHDSIYTDVTKVNQKLETYAGTFPVVEVDSTYYAILQQSTIEKWCRETPEDFKFIVKTHQFMTGHGDFRTSYSNINELYKDYKEMLQPMVNHGKLAYILMQFPPWYECNEKNINYVRLAKKMLHPLKVAVEFRHASWFTDDKKEQTLQFLHDNRLIHTIVDAPQIVEGTVPFVSRVTDDIGFIRLHGRNAHGWMQMNRTREEWRNVRYLYNYNREELEALKKHIEILSFKTKDIYVIFNNNSGGHAAGNAETLIDMLGIKYKTLAPKQLKLF
- a CDS encoding phosphate ABC transporter ATP-binding protein, with the translated sequence MMMSISFKDVSHKHILKNISGTFKKNRITTLIGPSGAGKSTTLKHINGLLSPTNGDIYIGEENIKAMDIIKLRRNVGFAFQSSPMLEGTVYDNLKFPKDLFNEAFSKDEAIEFLEKVDLTKDFIDRPVRKLSGGEKSRVALARTLVNNPDILLLDEITASVDVTVAREIERLIVKNQKEFDLTIIWVTHNLSQAKRVSDDFWYLRKGELIEFGPIEQFAHPKTDALKQFLEGEF
- a CDS encoding sulfite exporter TauE/SafE family protein, producing the protein MILTIIILICIGLFSSILGALVGMGGGVIIVPALVFFGIKLGMIEGMTPQLAIGTSSMILVITGFSAMVQYNKSNQVDRYSGSIFLIGLVPGAFVGSYASASLTLDSFNLYFGSFLIIISIILMVRDKIPPLKVFQNPKYLRPHIDADGVVHQYGFPVWIAVAITFLVGFTTGLFGIGGGVLMTPLMIIVFRIPPTIAIGTSMMLIFFSSFSSAIGHALQSHVQYFSLIFLAVSSYFGARIGVKLASRFTSDGLVKILRTVLLLIGLYLILEAIL